atttcaagagatcgtttgaagagatcgttgtctctttcgcaagaaacttatataaacaaggttctagaacggtttcgtatgcaagattgtaaacccatagacactcctattgcaaaaggtgaaggattgagccatagcctcgtgtccaaggactccacaagagaaggaacaaatgaaacatgttccttatgcaagtgcattgcagcttgatgtacgctatgatgtgtacaagacccgacatatgttttgcagttggaatggtgagtagataccaatccaatccagtccAAAGACATTGGAAAGCTGTCAAAAGAATACCGAGGTATCCGAAGGGAAccgctgattacaagttgaattaccaaggaaaggatctgcgacttgaaggctattcgagATGCCGattgggaggagatttagatgaaaggaaatctacctcgggatttgctttcttaccgAGCAATGGCGcaatatcatggagtagtaagaagcaaacctgcatagccttatccacgatggaagctgagttcgtggcattatcaaagAGAAGACAAGaagcagtttggcttaagagattcttggatcatttaggtgttattgagaaagctgcaaatccattgttggttaaccgtgatagccaagcagctatagcgtacaccaaagatccaaagtatcatggcaagaccaaacatatagataccaagtataactttgtaaaagatatgattgcacgaaaggatgtgaacttacggtacatatctacgcatagaatggtagcagatcctatgacaaagccaatacctagagatgtgttttgtggtcatgtaaaatctctaggattgcgtagtcCGATGTACCTTGGTTGTAATttcctgagttgttcacatttatgaaattttgtttttcattgattaatgcctatgaatctttgtatgatctttatgcatcttaatgcttagtgcattattttaagttaagaagtatgtcggacagatataagattagcccactcacacgggtaatcgcctctatttactgtgtgataaatagagatgagactgttttaagcttattatctaggtgataatcgagagctcaagcttaaaacacgcatgtcgccttaactaagtgttaagatgaggacataatacttactatgtccgaaagtaaaataacccacatattttactttatctcgtctaaaatgccgatgtgagttcgatgaattttgtgattgagtagatacgtgaactcaagttagacattaggtatgtctgaactatcatctgtacggtattgaaaagtgtagacatacgctccatgggaaatgagttaataccgtaatacgtatttcatactacgtatgcataagacgaccaataagagtggcaaaaagtttgatctcaacttttatgacgtgtgagactcttgaggaaaaagagttcctcaatttttagtcccctcggactcttacttattctcaagatttctatttagtgtttgctatcttagggtgttgccaatggtcatgagttgattcgatctaatggggcatttctagaaaagcaagctggactgaaattgagagtttgaaggaaagaggaagatcgattttggagaatcacattatgtttttgtattcactggtcgaccaattatgactgtctttgtgataattataattgtgaatacaatatatatatcatgtttaaaagagatcaagagagatatagatgtgattgatcgatctagggtactgcatactaaatctactcgagTATGACGCCCATtaatgagctgctatatattcctaatgatgtatagcaacgagctctcaaagatatcttggtcgcacggattattcaccggtatttaatgttgaagagaggtaaagagaatattgttcggcccaccatgttaagagagagtctatgatggattattCTCTGATGGGCCtgagtagggcctgtccgcccatgttggttttggaccaccatgtgcgagtgggagatgaaggctttatttgatttgggcttaaggcccatccgccaaagttgggcctagaaagcccggcccacggaataaggcccgtggaaagagggaggtataaaagggaggagagagagagaaaacaaccGTTGGTAAATTGTACGTACGCTGTTTTTCTCTcaacgctctctccctctctcccgttTTCTCCAAAAGCGAAACAAAGGAAGCAATTGAAGGAGTTTGCCTCCTCGGATCGAACAAGGCTCGATTTCCCTCtaacggcgtcggtgtctaatctgtggcaatcaaggtacgctcgaatccgtggtgtgctttacgatcggtgatacgtgtcgttttcttgggcttcgcttccgcattgatttaggggttcgatttagtgtcgaatccgggttttcggggatcagtcattcccaataGTTCCAATCTTTGCGATTGTTGGTGTGGAGAGAGCGTGAGAGGAAGCGAGTGAATATGTACCAACATCAACACGAGTGAGTTGGTTCGATTGCAATTAATTTCtagaatttaattattaaaattaagaaaCATATCACATAAAGAATCAGCACATTATgactttgagatttttttttctcatttaattACTTAACGAAAACATCCTTTGGTTACTCCTTAAAAATGTCAATAGATTGCTTCTTAATATCTCAACTATAGTTTTTGTGattgaaaaaagatgaaaagtctttttctctctctcttcattgtcttcttcaaccttcaatCATAGGGAGGGTTTTAGCTAGTCTCACCCTCTCCTCcatctattttaattttctttgattttttttcgcACTTTCGTCTCTCCCAATCTAGATCTCAGAGTTGTGCTCTCCCGACCTAGTTCtagatttgagagtttgaataCTCCGAATCCAGTTCTAGACTTAGGAGTTCTTCTCTTCTGATTTATATCTGAGAGTTTAATAATGTTTTTGAGGATTCAATACCCCATGCTCTGTCCATGTATAGGTCCTCTGACGAGTTTTGGCATCTTGTTGAACTATGAAGATTTGCTTTTTCAAAGGTAAGATTTGTGTTTATTCAACCTATTTTGGTTATATCCGTGTAGCGATAGTGTAGAGGAATCCAAACCTAGACACACACTACCAACTAGCAACGTCATAGTTATTGGGAAAGGAATTTTCGGCGTGTACTTGTCACTAATAATGATACAAGATCTAGTAATTAGTCATCAATTATTTTGCTTGACAGACCCATTCTTTTGGAACAAGTGTGTGCTTAACTCTACCGGTACTTCATTGATCCTTCttattttctagatttggctTTATTTTGTAGTGTTCTAGCATTTGCTCTACATCGGTTTACTTTACCACAAAAGTCTATGTACCTCCCATACCTCCCATATATCCTTTTGAGCCATGAGTACAattttttcgacaaaaaaaataatatctcTAGTGAAAGTTACATATGATTTGGAATTATGTTAGGTTTTGGAAATTGCACCAAACGAAGAAAGACAAGGCATTATGTCTCATTAATTAAGGTACCAAATATCATTTCATATCAATTATTATGAGGATCGGATTAGGAACGGCAATAAAGTAATTCCTCCAAAATCTTTAGCCTATATAGAAGTGTTCCGCCCCATTTGATTCGATTCCGTTTTGCAAGGTGAATGCTTTGCAaagttttttataattttctttgtgattagTTCATGTCAATAATTAATTCCAATTTAAATCTCTCACATTCCATGTGAGGCATTGGTATGCGAATTCcacaaaattgtccaaaaatgcttaaacatattttaaatttttccatttcagcaataaacattttcattgttccaattgagtcttaacagttttatgttttgtcaattgagtctattccGGTAGTGCTAATACAAACAATATTTAAtaacatatctttttttttttttttcttttatgtttcctttctttttattttctttctcttttcctcctttattattttcttgttgtGCCGGCAAAGGGTTGCCGAGCCCTCACCCAAAGTTGGACAAGGCTCTCTCGCCTATGGCTGGCAAGGTGGGCGAGGGCCTCATGGCCCTTGCCGCCacaataaatagaaaagaaaagaaggaaaagagaaaaaaaaacataaaaaaaaatgaacaattaaaaaattgtttacatcaGTGCCACCTCCCACGCCACGTAAGACGGCCTAGAGTTCacataaatgattttcaatcaaaattaacctgatggactcaattagcataattaaaaaaatttgaattgataaaaatataataggttttagactttttgacaaaatttattgAGTTTTTGATTACGATGAGTAGAAGCATCCGATCGAATCTCTACCGTAAATTGAAGCAATTCATAAGTCATGAAATAAACCAAgcaaattcaaggaaaaatagggaagagagtgagagaaaataGATTGAAAAACTCACATTAATAagtttcaatcaaaattaatccaatttactcaagtaacataattaaaaaaattttaaattgataaaaatgcaataggtttcagactttttaacaaaatttattgagtttttttttattacaatgATTAGAAGCATCTGATCAAATCTCTACCGTAAATTGAAACAATTCATAAGTCATGAAATTAACCAAGCCAATTCAAGGGAAAACAGGAAAACTAGCGAGAGAATatagattgaaaagaaaaaaaaattccgttgCCGGGAATCGAACCCGGGTCTCCTGGGTGAAAGCCAGATATCCTAACCGCTGGACGACAACGGAGATGTGACCCTCCGTTAAGAATTATCTAATATATTATCTTGGAATCCAGGAAAGGGCCTGTTATTTCTGTCTTTTTCGTATAAAAGTTGAGTGGATTTGGTGCGGTTTGATTCGACGGAACAGCACGTTTCCggaaattaaaaagtttaacgATCGTATCAAACTATTTTTTCGTATTGGGCCGAGCATCAGCTTTTATTAAACCAAATCTGTTGCTTATTAATCTTTTTATCTGTTGTATTTGAAGTAGCACATGCTGATTCTCCCTTAAATTCGAAATAgggtagattttgattttgtgtgGATTTATTATTAGGAATTGAGGATATCGACTTtagttttcttcatgaaactatTACTCTTTCTAACCCATTTTAGTGAATTTAAGTTCGGGAACTTaccagaagaaagaaaaaaccgtTTGTTTTGCTTCAACCTCTCATGCATAGTTTGCTGACAGCGCTGTGAACAGTCAGGACTAGAGAAATTGTTGGTTGGTCTCGAGGATATGAATCAAACTTCGAATCCAATCTAAGCCTCCGTTTCCAAGCTGTTGAATTGAATGGCCCGTAACTTTGAAGGTGAAAAATTGGCTAGGTCAGTCGACAAATGGTTATCGAAGAATTACGAGGGAGGCGCAAGGAGGAAACACGTCCGTGGCAGCATTGACGTTgcataatttctcttttggtcGCAAAGTTATCCATAACTTCTGGCTTCTGAATTGCATTCATTCACATCTTGCTCCTGAATTGTATTCAGAAAGGAGACTCGACAAGATCGACAATATGCATTTTGTGGATTGTATGTTTACCCTCCTTTCCACTTCTCTTTTAGTCCTACAGTACTACCGAGTTATTGTTTGTTAATTTCTTCGGACATTGTTTCGGCGGAATACAACCACAAAGAAGACCTGACAACATGTGCCAGCGTCACAAAAAGCAACTATTATCATCATATTGCTCGTATTAGTAAACATGATCTTACTAACTTCCAGAAGTATCCACAAAACCATGGGCTAGAAAATGGACGAAATCCGTGGCTCAAACTATTGACTATAGCCAGTAGTTACTAGCTCGACACAAAAACTACATCAAACGGGTGAAGCTTGCCAACTCCAACAGAAGATTAGAGGACCCATATCCCATGTATGATCCATCATGTCAGAACTTTTATATACCAACCACCAACTACACGAACTACATGCCCTCATGTTGACACAATCGCAATGTCTACAGATTGAAATTAGCAGAACTTCATCATAAGAACACATTACAAAGTGTACATTCTTGTACAACATGAGGAGATAGACAAAAGGGCTCACAACAACCAAACCCATGTAGAACAGAGCTACAAAACCGTATACATTGACATTGAAAAACTCAATGAACCAAGCAAAGCAGAATAGCATACAACCATGTAGTCGAGTTCTAATGACAAATGAATCAGgcataagaaaaatataaaaccaCCATCAACCGCTAAAAGAATGGAAGAATCATGGTAGGCACAGGACAGCTGAAGAAATCTCATTTACCCGCCAGAGTGAGAGACTGGAGTAGTCACAAACTGCCCATCTTTATATGCATGTATGTACTGCTGCGGCAAAGAATGCTCCGCCTGCAACACAATGGCTTTGATTAATTAACTACAATATATGTTAAAACAGAAGTCCACCAGCTTCATTTGTAgtcctctctttctccctctccaaccccccttccttttttttctcttctctcttccccttctttttcctcctctctgCCCCCGCCCCCTTGAAAATATCTGTCCCCTCAACCTAAATCATGCATCTGCCACTCATAACCTTTTCTAAGCTTACTCCTGGCTAACTCACCAAAGCACATACAAATATATTTCTCCACCAGAGTGAAAAGGCATCGGATGATTCACTGAATGACTATTATCAAAGAAAGCAAATGTCATGGAAGCAAGTGACAAGCAAAAAATTGATTCATGCATTGATTCATCTCTTTTCTTGGCCAGCTAATGCAAGAACGCCTTTTATTGGGCAAGAAGCGGAATAGGGAGTTAATATAATGGGATAAAGGGCTTTTCTACTGGTAAAGGATTAGAATATGTGCCAGTCACGAACCATTTTCCTCCCACGCTTATTCCATGGGAGACAAGCTCATGAAGAAGGCATTTGCATATGACAAATATCAAACACTAGAACTCTAATATTCCTACTTAACTGCCAAAATGTGTTATATATACAAACCATCTAAGGACACAGAtcagaaaagaaataaaagcacTTGAACAATTTGAAGTTGTCTGGAGAAGAAAATGTCTAAGAGATGTGAATGTACCCAGTCACTGTCAGGCTCAGCACCAGGTACTAAAACATTGATCTCGCTCGACTTAGCTGTTGTTATGGATGCACCCAAGGAATCTTTGCTCAAGTACAACTGGCAGCCAGCAGTGTTATCCACAGATATTGTTGGAGCTGATCCCTGAAATTGCAGGATGGTAAATGTTGTTACCAAGGAAGATCATCTTTTTCACTTGGAGAAGCTATTGTAACTCTTGGAAGCAAAGAGGATCAAAGAATATCTCCATAAATTTGGGATCTGTCTGAATACACAAGCTTGCACAAACATAGTACCTGACATTGCACTTCAACACCATTGCAGTTCACAATCTCACAAGCAGCAACGACATCCTGCAATAAGTAAAAGGCAGGATAACATGTGCCTCAGTATGCATCTCTTATATAACAATACAAACATGCACATATCTAAAAAGCTGATACTTACCGTAAAAACAATTCCCATTTTAGTGCACTTGTCAACAGTTATGTTGTTAACTTTCCCTGCAATTGGTCAAACAAAGATCAGTTGCCTCTAGCATCTCCATTCAACTGACCAGAAAGAAGAGCTCCCAAAACTTCAGCAACCCTAGCCAAACTTAAGAGTTGAAGTAGCCATATGACAGCAAACATTTCAAAGCGCATAATGTACCTTGAATCTGCAAGACAGAAtctttgcatccaaacacatagACAGTCTGTTTTGAATCACAGTCATCAATAaccaagtttttctttccaatttgattttcaacagCCCATCTGCCCACAGTGACAAATACATAAATCATATCGCTGCATTTATTTTCGACATTAAATAAAAGCAAAGTAACTTACTTCCGACCCATTAGTAGCTCTAATTTAGGAGGTCCAGCTTTTGAAAAAGATGGTGAAGCAGTACGACATTCTTTTTCACCAGCACCAACAACTCCAGTTCTATCAGTACGGTTCTTTGTCTTCATATCAGCCGTGACCTTTCTTAGCCCTGTGAATCATAAATATCATTCCCCATTGCACCATTTTGATATATGATGAATAAAATGCAGAGAAAAGACGCAATTACCAGAAGTTACAGGCTTCCCCGAATTAATTTCCTGGAAAACAGCAGCCATTCCCTGCTTCGGGCGAGATGATGAAGCTTGTGGAGAGTCAGAACTGAAGAGCGATGCTggtgggggaggaggaggggcaGGTGCAGGCGCACTTTTTGCTGGAGCTTTTGACACAGCAGGAGTGGCTACTTTTCCATTAGGACTCCACACTGGACCCAATGGGTAAAAAGCTTTCACATATTCCCTTAAACCTGGCAAATAGAGTTCTTTCAGAGCTTTTGCCCATTCCACATGATCTGGGTCCTTGTTCCTGTACTCCACCAGTACCTACGATGTCGAGACAAGATCAACACACATTATCACTAAGCTAAAGCAGTGAAAGTTACATAGAGTTGAAGTCTTAGTTGGTTGTGTGATAGCTAGTAAGACAAGGGATATCTCCTGCCATATCATCCACATGATGACGCAAGTATTATCATGTATTAATCATCTCcacacaaaataaataaaacctacAAGCTCTTTCACACTATTCCATTAGTATTGCTCCCCAATAGTGGTTCAAAGGAAGATTGTAGCACCTAGGTAAACTTCTAGTAGCAAAAATCACTGCAAAACTGATCACCGACTCTTTAGATACTACTTACTACAGCAATAGGATCCTTCATTGACTACCAAAGTCAGCTAATCACATTTAGCATACATATACTCCCAGTACCTTGTTGTTGTAGAACTCTGCCATTTGCCAACTTTCCTCCACATGGGCAATTGGCATGCTCATACCTTAGGAaaacaggaaaaggaaaatcaaaaggGAGGTTCGGCAATGATCTGTTGTAGCTAGACATAAAAACTTTTTAACTTACCACAATCTTTGCCTGTGTATGCAATCCATGCTAATGCGGCGAGACTGTCAGCAGCAGCTTTCAAGTGATTAAAGAAATCAGATCGCCTTCCCTCAGTCAATGCATTTGCTTTCATGATTACTTCATTTAGTGGCTTAAGAAACTCGCCCAAACCTGCAAGGTCAGGTTTCTGCGCAAAACACAAAAACCCATGTAAACATATACAGCCCAGTCATCAGTATAGAATTGCCAGGGATGCAAACAGATGCCACATATGATATGTACAAATAATAAGCACTCACCATCCATCCCATTGGTCTATTCCATTTTCCCGCAGACACTTAATTGAGGGTTTCACACCACCCAATTCTTATTATCTAACCCCAGCTCCTGCCTCAATCTATAtgtaaattaattcaaattcgcTACGAATAGTGAAAGGCAATGTCGTAACTCCcagatttgaaattaaaagcgTGTGGCATTAGTCGTCAAAAAAGCGAAACAATCTTTGTCCTTGCCCAAACAATTGAAACGAACTTGAAGGGAAAAGGTTCAATTATGAATGAAGAGAAGATTAGATTCTCCTCCCGCTGAAAATCAAGaatctaaatattattaataatagaaaaagaggCGAAAGGCCACTTATACCCAATACATACGACGCAATGCAGGATAACTAAGCGCTTCGGTGCCGCCGGAAAAGCCTTCAACGAACCTAACGTAAGAGATCTATAAATATCACTAGCCAAGTACTACGAGTTTCAAAAAAGCAAGTTACGAGTTCCATTTACGGCCAATAACCACAAAAAGGGCCACTCAAACCTCATATCAACAAACGAATCGAAGAAATGGACACGAACattcagaaagaaaaagagacgaTCGATCGCCAATCCTTAGCTCACAAAGCTCGATACGTGTCCAAAAGATTTTCCCCAATCCACGTCAAACTCACCTGCGTCTGCTTGATTTGGATGAGAAGCTCCTTCTGGGCGCTGAACGCTTCCCCAACGACCTTGGTGACGTCCAGCACCCGCCCCCCGATCTTCTCCGCCGCGCTCGAAACCCTAGCCACGTACTGCGCCATCAGATCGTCGAAGGCCAGGATCGCCGGATCCGTCGCGGCCAGCGCGTCCCCGCCGTCGTCCCCCGCCGCGGCGGGAACACCCCGGGCGGCGGACACCGCCTCGAGGCGCGCGACCGCCGCTTCCAGCCGCTGTACCAGCTTCTCCTCCATCCGGACGGAACTCGGAAGAGCTCAGAAGTTTCTGGAGACTATTTTCAGATCTCTGGAAGGATTGGATCTGGGGAGAAAGAAGGGAATGGCCAGGAGTGGCGATGGTTTATATAAGGCgcggcgtcgtcgtcgtcgtcgtcgtcgtcgtcttggGGTAGAGAATGTTCTTTCCGTGTTCCTTTATGCGCTGTTTCGAATTCGCCGAAAGTGAGGGAATAGTGAGGATTTTCAGGTTTTGCGCGGTCTTGGGCGGGATAAGGGGACACGTGTCCGCACCTGAGAATTTGGCGGTCGATGTGTCGAGTAAAATAGGGACAATTGGAAAAAGGTTTGCCATCTTACGGATCAGGTTGAAGGTTAAATGGAGAAATCCCGCGTTGGCGAGTTGGTAATGGCAAATCCGAGTTTAGATTACGGCTGACTTGATTACGGAGTAGATTAGCGAgtggattttgatgatttgttgcCCACTTCGGGTCATCATGGGgcatttttctatttgaatGATGTGGGGGTGTCGTGGATCGTGCCTGACATGCCTGGCGAGCGAGCACGAGGAAGTGGGAAGGATGAGGAAGGTCAGCCCAAGTGAGTGGAGGCGTGGGCGTGAAGCTTGATGATGGTTCATGATGTAACCACCTGCGGACGGCCAAGCAGGCCGAGCTCAAAGCTGACTCGAACGATGATTTTGAACACGCTAGAAGTGAGTAGAGCCATGCGGGTTGGGTTCTGGAATGGATCGCAAATGATCCAATCtaaatttatctatttataagCAATACACATTTAGTAACTAACATCAAATCTAACACTTAtctaattcaatttatttactaAAATATGTCCATTTTTAATCAAAACTAAACATAGCCAACTTATATAATGactaaatccatcaaatataagTGAAAAAATAAGTTTGTAACTCATTTTAACACGTCGAGTAGTACGCATGGGCTGCTTTTATTTCATTGGGTTTTCTATCAATCATGACTTCCATGCGATAAAATAGGTCGAGCTCAACTGACACTATTCACTTTCATTTGACAATGTGTTCATGAGAAAAGAAACTCGAGAAGAGCCGCGAGTTTAGTGAATGGATCAGAACCGTCTTTCGGCCGCCATCGCTCCAATGGGAGCTGAGGAGACGGTCTCTGTCTATTATCGAGTCGCCAGGTGGACGTAAGCGCTCGTGCCCGCAATCCTTTATGAGCCTCCTCCGGTAGATGAAGCACATCATGAGCGACTCTGAGTAATCCTTGCAAGTTTCACTCCTGAAGCTCATAATGTACgtcaatgttttttttatttttaataattatgcGGAGCAGGGGAGTTCAATCATAAATATCTTCCCCAAGCCGACAATGGCGACTCCATTTTGTGAAATCGGatgattttcttctttgtgTCAGCACACGATTTAAGAAAAAGTGCTTCCAATACTCCAGATATACTTGCATGTATATTTACAGGGCTCGTTTATGAAACTGCCACGTCATTACATACGAAAAACTATGTGACCTAGAATGAAATAATATGAGAAGGAGATGTAATAAGCTCATCCGCGGCTTCATTTTGTCCCCTATGTACCCAGTGGAATGTTATATCCCATATAATCTGACCTCAGCTACACACTGCAATCTCGTGGTCACTATCAGGATCACCACCTTCATCTCTCCGCATCACCAGCTCCGGCGTGCTTGCGTGGCCTTGGGATTTCTGGAATTCCACTAAGCTGAGCTTGCTGTGATGCGAGACAATCTCTCTCCTGAGCCAATCTCTGTTGCTGTAGAACATGAATAAGAAGAATTACAGCCAATGCAaaacattaagaaagaatcagGGGACTAAAAGAATGCTATACTGCAGCTCATATCTTGGAAAGTACTGTAATAACTTCAATAAGAAAATTGAGAATGACGATAAAGACAGCCTGAAGAGCTAATCCAGATGTTGAATTATATATAGAGAACTTGAGGGAAATAACTAAATATCTCCAACTCTGCTGCAGCAAATGAGCTACACCCAGCAAGTTTTCATGAGACAATTGAATCTTCTACAATCATTTGCAAAAGGCATTCCATCAGGACTATTTGTTTACCAGAGGGCAATGCTACCTACATCTCTGGTATGACTATCTTTGATGAACCCTTTCAACTGAAGAGCGCTAGAATATTCAAAAAGAAACTATGATGTCCATCATATGTAGCTCTGTTAATGACAAAGTAATTTACACATGAGAAATATGTAAAAATTAACTTACGGCACGAAAAGGGAAATCATCTGCCTCAAGCATGTGAACAATTTGTCCCATCTTTGGCCTCTTAATAGAATCCAAGTCCACACAGCGCAGGCAAACTAATATCGCACGCTTAAAAGCTCTCTGAGATGGTGGATCTGCAATTAGAGGATCCACAATATCTTCTCCTCGACGACTTGCTACCATTCCTCGAAACCAGTCCACCAAATTCATCTGAAAAATATGCAGCAGAGGCTGAGTTTAGGCCGTACAAAGCCATTTATAATTAAGAATATCGACaatgcagcagcagcagcagcaacagagcATGGCCCTGTATTCACCTCTCCAGCTGGTCTAGAATAGTCAATAGGACTCCTTCCAGTAATCAGCTCCATGAGTAGAACTCCAAAGCTGTACACATCGCTCCCTTCATTAAGCATGCCAGTGCTTGCATAGTCTGGAGAGACATAGCTGTACCCAAAGCAATCGATAGCAGTTTGTTACCGAACTGAAATACAGGAtccaaatgaaattgaaatcacTCAGACAAAACCAATAAATGACTTACCCGAAGGTGCCCATTACACGTGTAGTCACATAACTTGCCTCGGGTCCTAAAAGCTTTGCCAATCCAAAATCTGATACTTTTGGATTCCATTTTCTAGTTAGGAGAATGTTGCTGGACTTTACATCTCGATGCACTACTTTGGGTTCTAAACCTTCATGCAAATATGCTAGCCTGCAAAGttgaataaatttaatcaagattttcattaaaataaaagCTGACTAAGAGGTTTATTTCTCCGAGAAAGAAATTATATCAGGACTCCCGATGATACAATGTTGTCAACTGAGTCGAGCACTGCGGTCCAAAGCAAATcgacattttgaaaaaaaaatttgtcccTGTGGGCCTCTCTTGGTGTCTTTAAATTACAGAGAAGCATATTTCATATCGAAAGAATTGAGAGCTTTGCTTAAACTAGTCTTTTCATATTGTCAAACTCGTAATAGGCAAATATATGGAAGAAGGGAAGTGTCTCTATGATGAAAAATTAAGAGCCAAGAAAATCGAAATAAAGGTACCTAGTGGAAAGCTGATATTTCTAACTCCAGAAAACCAGATCAGAC
Above is a window of Eucalyptus grandis isolate ANBG69807.140 chromosome 9, ASM1654582v1, whole genome shotgun sequence DNA encoding:
- the LOC104418831 gene encoding cyclase-associated protein 1 codes for the protein MEEKLVQRLEAAVARLEAVSAARGVPAAAGDDGGDALAATDPAILAFDDLMAQYVARVSSAAEKIGGRVLDVTKVVGEAFSAQKELLIQIKQTQKPDLAGLGEFLKPLNEVIMKANALTEGRRSDFFNHLKAAADSLAALAWIAYTGKDCGMSMPIAHVEESWQMAEFYNNKVLVEYRNKDPDHVEWAKALKELYLPGLREYVKAFYPLGPVWSPNGKVATPAVSKAPAKSAPAPAPPPPPPASLFSSDSPQASSSRPKQGMAAVFQEINSGKPVTSGLRKVTADMKTKNRTDRTGVVGAGEKECRTASPSFSKAGPPKLELLMGRKWAVENQIGKKNLVIDDCDSKQTVYVFGCKDSVLQIQGKVNNITVDKCTKMGIVFTDVVAACEIVNCNGVEVQCQGSAPTISVDNTAGCQLYLSKDSLGASITTAKSSEINVLVPGAEPDSDWAEHSLPQQYIHAYKDGQFVTTPVSHSGG